AACTGAGAGAGAATATTTAAGAGGGGGAAGACGCTCCCGCTCCAAGCtcgtaaagcggtaagtctatagaataataacgctaaaatcacgggttcgattcccgttggttggttcagcaaatagcccgatgtggctttgctaaaagaaaacacacacatacatacacaaggAGAGAATCTAAAAATCCCATAATTCATGTCTTGCAACTGGTTACGTTTTTTTCGTTGGTCCCTAGTTAGGTGAGGATAGAAATTATTCAGCAAGTGAGACCTATGGGTTTTTCTTTTAACccgaatttattttttaatgaaatagaaCTGCTGAAAGTAAGAGAATGGATTGCAAGAATTTATGAATTTTGAacgtaaatttattcttcatagaCCTTAAGAAGCAAAAggatgatatgaaatatttttgttgcagCAACACTTGGGgacaatatgaaatatttttgttgcagAAACACTGGGatacaatatgaaatatttttgttgcaaCAATACTGGGgacaatatgaaatatttttgttgcaaCAATACTGGGggcaatatgaaatattttgttgcaaCAATACTGGGgacaatatgaaatatttttgttgcagCAATACTGGgagacatgaaatatttttgttgcaaCAATACTGGGgacaatatgaaatatttttgttgcaaCAATACTGGGGgacaatatgaaatatttgttgttgcaACAATACTGGGGgacaatatgaaatatttttgttgcagCAATACTGGGAgacaatatgaaatatttttcttgcaACAATACTGGGgacaatatgaaatattttgttgcaaCAATACTGGGgacaatatgaaatatttttgttgcagCAATACTGGGAgacaatatgaaatatttttgttgcaaCAATACTGGGgacaatatgaaatattttgttgcaaCAATACTGGGgacaatatgaaatatttttgttgcaaCAATACTGGGGACAATATGAAAAATTTTTGTTGCAACAATACTGGGGgacaatatgaaatatttgttgttgcaAAAATATTGGGAAAAAGAAAATGaacacaataaaaaatgaaaagtcGTGAATATTAAGAAAGCCATAATTGAACAAATTGTTAATATGTTCGTTTACGGTTTCTTTTCGGTATTTTTCTCAAATCTagagaaaaaaactaattttgaaatttagacaaaagggaaggcagccaacCAACAGCACGTATGGACTAATCGTGTGTGATCGATTAACAAGGTTTGGCTGTTGCTGTTGTGGAGCACACTGACCTCAAACTGCGGAGCATCTTTTTATAGCAACAGTCACCCAACCTATGCCCTGCAGTCCAAGAACGATAACTGACAGGCCACTACTGGCCCCATTCCTTTAGgtgatattcaaaacattttgtaatattgaTGCAAGAAATGTTACCTATACAGACTATATTGGTAGGTTAATATATTACGGCGCCTTTTGAgtgtttcaaatgtatttttgtggatggaatttaaaacattgtttcttaATTATATTCAGTTTGTTTGGTTAATGAATTGTACGTCAAACTACACGGTGACTAATTaggctagccgtccgtaatttagaacTTGAAGACAtaacgaaaggcagctagtaaacactACGAACATTTGTGCTAATGAAAAGttggactgatcgtcacattataaaattttcacagccgaaaggtcgagcatgttcagCGACGGGGTTTGATCTCGCGACCTCCAAGTTGTGATTCTAAGAGTCTAAACATTAGGCAACGCCAGtccaattatttttaaaagaatatttgattgatgtgataaataataattagCGAATGATAAAAGAATAGAAATTAAAGCGTGGGCTCCAACAGAAAATAATTCTAGCTAACATGCACAGTTTACTACTCTGTGCTCCTGTAACGAGACAAACTAATTCAGAATCCAGATTTATCATCAAATAGtagatttcaaaattttatgttaaaagtagGGAACATTATTAAATGAAAGGAAATCTTGTATTTATTCAGTATAGTTATAACGACAATACAaccagttgtttaaaaatatgttaaaagtagGGAACATTATTAAATGAAAGGAAATCTTGTATTTATTCAGTATAGTTATAACGACAATACAaccagttgtttaaaaatataacacgACAAGAATAATAATTGAATAACATAAATAGCCtaagtttaaaacgtttttattaagtgtttttttttaacgtttttagTGTGTGCGTCTCTCTGGTcagtttcaatttatatttttatcactacAATGGTTTCATCTAACAGTAAGCTCTACAGATATCAAATGGAATAGTTGGGATTAAACATTATTGTAACTAGTTACTGGTTtcattgtttattaacattaatatcattcatatattggttagaataattttaaatatcattattacttttgttttcctCTTATCAACTTTTACATCTTATGGAAACCATAtagaacaaacagaaatattttaatttgtccAAATGTCTTTAATACGAAGTGAACCTGACTAATTATTCAGTATAAATCACTTTAGTTTCAATTTTCCTATGCATTTGTATACACCATTAATGTCTGTCCATCTGTTTAATAGGTAAAATTCGAGTCATTGGTCTGTTAgctttgaatttagcacaaagctgtatactaggatatctgtgctctgctcaccacgggtatcaaaacccggatttcagtgttgtaagtccgcagatataccgctgagacactggaGGGGGGTCTGTTAGCTACTTTGATGGTTGAGATCTGTGTGGTAAGCTTACTTTgacaaaatgtgtttaattaataatcaaCTAAGTACTATTTTAAATCATCTTTCACATGAAATACTTCAATACATTTTTTATCGCTTTCaaaacgctaaaaactgagttttgattCCTGCAATGTACTACACACATCAGTGAGTAGCTATGCACTTATAAGCAAACATGcaccataataaataaattagtcaGTTATTGGAGAAACGATTGCTGATTATTTGAAGAGGTTTTAGGCTTAATGAATTCGactgaaaaagacaatttcttGAGTTATACAGTTCTTTAAGTAATTAGTTGTTTCAagtttggaatattttattttgtttcctcttaacctgaaaataattCTCTTCGGCAATTAGAGATAACAATGTAGTGTAAGGGAGATTCACTGTACTGCCGAGTTTTAATCAGGCTTTAATGATACGGTTCACTCAGGTATTGTACAAACGTTTTTTTACGCTTACAATTTACGAAAGAAATGTCATAATTACACCAAAAATTGGcttttaatgtttctatttttatgaAAAGGTTTTTAAATTTCAAGAAAAGCAAAGTAAAACTAGTTCCGCTCTGTGAGCCAGTCGCTAAAAcataagtttcttatttcatttgtACACGAGATAACAAAATCAATGAGGACAAATACAATTCCAAAGTGtgaggggcccagcatggccaagagggttaaggcgttcgattcgcaatctgagggtcgcgggttcgaatcccagtcacaccaaacatgttcgccctttcagccttgagggcgttataatgtgacagtcaatcccactactcgttggtaaaagagtagcccaatagttggcggtgggtggtgatgactagatgccttccctcttgtcttacacagttaaattagggaccgctagcgcagatagctttcgtgtaagGTAAACTGTATGAGAAGAGTATATGATTACATTAAATGTTACGTTAaggatattaaaacaaacttacagCCTCACCATGTCGTTACAGTTCATtttgttattcatgttttatttaatgacCATACATTTATAGAAGAGCCGAACAGAGTAGGTTTGTTGACaaaaattttgttgttaaattgtCAGGTACAAAGCACATAATTCTTaatctcagtattttataattCGCCCAGTATACAAAACTGGTGGTTAAACAGTCCGTCATCTAACAACTTGacttgtatatttttgtaatgaacGACCTAAATACTAGTTTCATTTCTCAACTGCTTGAGGTTTGCAACAGTTGAAAAGAACGTGTTGTGGAAGCAGGCTGTGTACACGCACTCGGAACTTGAGTCGCTTTTACACATAAGATCTTTCTTAATTATGTTGCCAACTGTTATCTTCAAGTCGTGGATGTATTTTTCACGAATCCTTATGTTTGTGAATCCTTATCTGAGAAGACGAGATACGAAATGTTGCAGGTGCTTTTTACAGTAGTCCTGGCTCCTCTAGTTAATACACATATTTATGAATTCGACCGCATCACACTATTCACACAACGCCAAATAATTTGGTTGTCATGTGACTTATCGAATTACACGTCCCACATTTTTCGTATGTAATGTACTCAACCCTATATATACTGTTCGTTGTTTGAATCCTGACAACTCAGTTAGTAAAGTATTAGTTTCATGTAAAGACGTGAGCTAAAGGCGATGAGTTAAAACCCTTGTAAGTGTACGTTACTTAACATTCCAACTTGTCGTGATGGTTCGAAGTTACTGGTTGGTACAATCCGGAATATCATATGAGATGGATAACTGTGCGCGTGCTGGTTGGTACGATATTGTGTTGTGGACTCAGGATAAACCTTTATAGATGTAGGGAATCTTCAAATTTAAGATAGCAAAGTGGATGATTCAGTCCAGATAGCTTAATTAATAGTAGATTGGCCTTAAAACACTGCCATTATTGAGAATGTTCTGATTTTCcgtaaaaaataacacatatgtGAAGGATAAACATATCTATGTACATCACGTGATAAACTTGACatccaaatattttaataattttaaacaatatgttgaaCATCGTGTGTTCTGTATTGTATTACGATAAACAATTGAAAAGCTGATGTaagtagatatatatttattgttatggtGTTTTTAATTCCGAGTTGGAAACTTGAAAATAAGCAAATTACAAATTTCACAGACCATAATTGGcatagatatatatttaactttattgtaCAAAGTACATTCcatacattattttattcatacaGAGTATAAAAAATGATTGGATGGAGAAGGTGATAACAATACATGTTACGTTCTTATTGTAATTACgaaatcaaattatattttactgaatgttAGTTCTGTAgtttagaatgttttaaaatttgaacaAGCATCGTTAATTTGTCGAAACTAACAATCAAAAAGTAATATTTGCAAAGATAGTACTGAATAATCCTTGTGTCTAAACTCATGAGTTTGGCTTAACAATTTAGTCTTAATGAGTTAGACTTAAGAACTAAAACCCATGAGTTAGGCTTAAAAACTACGACAAGGACAACCACAGCATGTTCGGAAGCTTTCACACAAGAAACCGTCTTTCTCCAAGTTGTAGGTCACCAAACGAACCACTGACCTCTGCTGAGTACACCTCCCATTATAACCACAGCTGTTACTACCGAATctaagaaagtaaataaaacatttgacgTTCTCTCTTATACAACCTTTATTGTAATagtcaagaaaaaaaaacctcaaaaagaaatatttaatttctctGAAAGAATAaaacggccctgcatggccatgtgggttaaagcgttcgatttgtaatccgccggttcgaatcccgatcgtatcaaacatgctcgctctttcagccgtgggggcgttataatgtgcggtcaatcccactattcgttggtaaaagagtagcccaagagttggcggtgggtgataatgactagctgccttccctctagtcttataccgttaaattagggacggctcgcgcagatagccctcgagtagctttgtgcgaaattaaaaaaaacaaaacaaacaagaatgaaACTTTTTTTCAGGGGAAGGGGTAAAGTTTTTTATGCCAAACGTCGCTCAGGTAGTAATCTGGTTATTAGTGCTAAATTATAACCAAATATTGTCACAttctgatttttatattaaatactacccgtacttatttatttgtgtttgtacaaAAGGCAAAGTTACAACCATACTTCCATCTTTTAAAATTCAGAATATTAGCAAAATGTAGTGATTATGTGTAATGATAGGTGGCGTATTAGAGTATTCAGTCACGTGAGagggagaaaaaaaaatggtttctgtttttaaattaattttttcctgaatcattcacacacacacactttttgttatgtttgtttgtctatCTCTCTCCACAACTAGAATGTGATATTTTGGGGTTAGTGGTAATAATGCCTCCGAGGAACGGTCTATTTGAGAAACTATACACGTGCCCCTGTGTGTAATTGTCACGTTTCATAGGCATTCATTTTTAGGTAACCATCTTTAACAAAAGTCTATTCACGTCACCATAAAGACTTATTAGAAATAAATCTACTATTTTAACCCCATCTCTGGGGTTTGAGGGCAAGTGTGGGGTTTATAACGCTAcgaatcgagtttcgatacccatgattgtacttaacaacaaacaaacatcgatattttttaaatatgaaattagaaaactttaattaagataaCCATATATTCTTCTCTTACCGACACTTATGTTGCCACACACACTGTCTAAACCCAGCCCTTGGAGCCTGTACAATAACCCTAAACTCTCCTGCTACCGTATAACCAAATACTGGCTCACAGTCTCGAGTTGAAACAGGGCATTCTGACTTGAAATGAATAAACCTAGTAAAAACATGTCGTTAATAGAAATATTTCGAAACAAACCACAAAACTCAATATTATCTTAAAACTAACTATTTGTTAAGGTAGTTCATTTCAACTGATAACTCCAACTTATAGTTCTACGTACAGACTTGGAAAACTAGACATgctaataaaacatttctcaaaaaaGTTAGATTGTTCAACTTGGCCTTAATCAAAGAACTTTATTGAATCAAATAAGTGCTTATATTTTGCATACAATGTGTCATCGTcacgtttttatgtatttattcaatAGTTCGtacgtttttatgtatttattcaatAGTTCGtacgtttttatgtatttattcaatAGTTCGtacgtttttatgtatttattcaatAGTTCGtacgtttttatgtatttattcaatAGTTCGtacgttttatgtatttattcaatAGTTCGtacgtttttatgtatttattcaatAGTTCGtacgtttttatgtatttattcaatAGTTCGtacgtttttatgtatttattcaatAGTTCGtacgtttttatgtatttattcaatAGTTCGtacgttttatgtatttattcaatAGTTCGtacgtttttatgtatttattcaatAGTTCGtacgtttttatgtatttattcaatAGTTCGtacgttttatgtatttattcaatAGTTCGtacgtttttatgtatttattcaatAGTTCGtacgtttttatgtatttattcaatAGTTCGtacgtttttatgtatttattcaatAGTTCGtacgtttttatgtatttattcaatAGTTCGTACGTTTTAAGCTCAGccctatttttactttttatttgataactttattaatttaattcaaattagACTCATTCGcgtttaatacattttaaagcatgtatattaaaaacattggcccggcatggccaggtgggtgaaggcgttcgactcgtaatatgagggtcgcgggttcgagttccaGTCGCACCatacctgctcgccctttcagccatgagggcgttataatgtaacggtcaatcccactattcgttcgtaaacgAGTgactcaagagttgacggtgggtggtgatgactagctgccttccctctagtcttacactgctaaattagggacggctagcgcagatagccctcgtgtagctttgcgcgaaattcaaaaataaacaattgaaaCTTTTTCTCATCGATCGAAGTAAATTCAAACTTTTAATGTCGTTAAGTAAGTGAGTGTTTGGTTCGACTAATATGGATAActgtctatttatatatttagcatATTTGTCATAATTTATGCGTTTTTTTAGAATATATATCAGTAAAACCTAAAATTGACGTAaaattgtaacagaaataaaagatataattataCGCACGTGCATTTCTTGAGTaaattatactaatataatattaacattagaaACAACGACTTATAAACATGATAAGATAGACCAATGTTATGTCGAAAGGTTAGATTTGGTATAGTTTAGTATAATTCCCTTATTACCACATGTTATATTATAcgtttctttataattaatgttatgtattttCACTTGGGTGCTTAGcttttttagaaattaattataaagtaagACTTAATGATAATGGTAGAAAACAATATATCCAACTTATAACCATTTTCAACTTAAACATAACTCTTAAGATAGgaatcaaaaacactttattaccTAGAAGAAATTGAATTAGTTGTTAAGAGTTATATACAgaacatattatttaaaattatacgaAAAAATATACTTACGGGGGAAAGTTATAGCAACGGCTGTGTTCAGGCCTAAATTAGAGAAATGTTAAATGAAAGTGAGTATTTCTCAATACAaacttgtaattaataataaaaaaaacgaatAAGTAGAAAATATCAAGGGTTAGTCTAAACTTTTGAAACAATTTCCTAGGTTTACATTAGTTTCTCAAACCGTTGGTTGAAAGACTCCGAAAATACTACAAAAACACATTGAaaaaattcaataatataaattactataaaatattcCATGTTATAAACTGAACTATTCTCCTAAGATGCGACAGGAAAATATAAACCATCTAAAAAATGGTCTGAAGCCAATCatatacaagtacagttaacTTTCAAAATTTGACCAGAAACAATACTTTTTGTTTAACTATCGTGTAtctttgtttacttgaaacattGCCTTCTTTGTCTGAATTCAGCTTATGTTTTAGACCACAAAGATCTAAGGTTCAGCGTACGTCTTTTCCTTCCCCGCCGAACATGTGgtattgtttacattgttaccaagttttagtaatatatatttttattttattatcttatttccCACAGTATGTTAAATTTTATCCATTGCCCACATTTAATATGAACATATTCTCTTCGTGTCCCTCGCTGGAACAGTgctaagtctatggacttacaacactaaaatcagaagttcgattcctcttggtgaactttgctatgagaaaacacccCCCATACTCTCTTCATTATAAATCAGAGAGAAATGTAAAATTGTATATTTGAACTAACTCCACATACGTATGAAGGCACTTTTAATCCGTGTTCACTTAGCAGTTGTAGATAAAAAACccttttaaaataaagctacatGTGTGTCCAGGTTCAATTAGTTAAGATAAAGCTACATGTGTGTCCAGGTtcaattagttaaaataaagctaCATGTGTGTCCAGGTtcaattagttaaaataaagctaCATGTGTGTCCAGGTtcaattagttaaaataaagctaCATGTGTGTCCAGGTtcaattagttaaaataaagctaCATGTGTGTCCAGGTTCAATTAGTCTACTGTTAGAAAACTGATTACCTCACGGTTCGACACTCGTATTTGCCACATTCCCTGAACACAGGATGATGAGAAAATATAGAAAATCCTCTTCCTGATACACCACTCTCTTGTGCAACAGCTTCGACAGCTTTCTCGATCTTACTAATATATTAaacgaattattattttaacagaaaaaaaaatatataaatgatttgtTGTTTTAAGAAACTTAACGAatgtacaaatattattaaatgtgaatgataatttttttttaaaatgtgaaatataaactGTATAACCCGGGCGCTTTCACAAGGtaaaacctttatttttcagaagcaTTCCCAGCACTTCATTTCTGTTAAGACTTATTTAATCTAATTCTTTCATAACATCATGaattttctgaaatattgtgttcacATAATAAccagaattttaaagtaattgactgtgaaataaatgtttcaataaattataaatgttaaatgttaatacaatgtttcaatatattataaatgttaaatgttaataaaatttatttttacttcacagtcgttagctgaatttttaatatttttaattcacaTTCGTTAgctgaagttttaatattttttatgaaatattactttCTTGATCCTTGCTGTACTTGGTTTATTCAGATATACAGCTCACCTTTGAAGGGAACGGAAAGGTGATCCAAAGGTATTTCTACACCCTCCAGAAATTACCGATCCCTTTTAAATATATACCTTCCcttgaactttaaaatattaaatgtaaactaGCAAAAGTATAGGAAGTTCTTTACGTTCTATATGTAGAAATAGAGTAAAATTGCCATCTTGTTTCGTAACAGAAAACtccatataattaaaaatatttttttaaccagGTTGAAGAAGTAATGAAAAATCTTGTCAAGTGTCAAACAATTATGAAgcaattaatgaaataattaaaaatcaaagaCCTACTCTTTAATCTCCGTCGTCACGATCTGAGTCCGTCCTAGAACTCCTGGCTCGTCACAAAGACATATTGGGGCGTTTGTATCGGCGGCCAAAACTGAGGCTACAGTAGTTAAGAGTAAAGCGATACCAAACaatttctagaaaaataaaagtgaaaaatacaaattactaAAGCGATTTAAAGTATCACAATCTAGTAATAACTCACCAACAGCTCACTGTCTTCCTTTTGTTAGGACTATTTGATAATTTCAGTCTTATACCACTTTCGATTCACTCACACCTACCAACAAGCTAATTTTTTCAATGAATACTCGTTACACAACTTATCTATTGAATTAATGTGTAGACATAAAAGACGTATCTTCTAAAATCTGTTAATATAAATAGAGTGTTTTTCACTTGGTCAGATATTTGTTTCTCAAATAGAAATCACATCACGTACatttatgtaaacattaaaaaaaaataccgaAATGCTTGATAACTTAAAGCTGTTCAAgacagttaaaattatataaatcacACGTGCAAACCATGtctaaataaaatatcacttGTCTAGTTTGAAATATGCATGCAGTTTTGACTATGTTAATTAAGCCATTACTCAATGAATAATATCATGGACTGTTCGTCCATTTCATTCGAACTGTTTTATTAAGGGAAATCTGTTGTCACGCAAACTTTCTGATTGTTAGCAGCTATAACAAAAAAGAGATTCTATATTTATGTGTCCATTAATTGAACCTCTGAATATCTAATCagtaataatataacattgtattaaacaatgtgttcgttgtgtaagttattttatatacaaacatttctaaggaactaaataaggaaacaaacaagGAGCGTCTAGTCTTGTCTTAAATAAGAATATGATTGATAAAATTACCAGAATATaacgtttttattaaaattattaacaaagttCATAAAGGCCTAACAGCAATGCAAACTTCCCCTAAGATGTGTTCCTTTTATTTCATCTCTTACTGAGAAAATGCGTTTGAAGACTGCGTTTTCATTGTAATTGTTTTGTGATATCTGGTACTATTGTTAATAagctatttttataatataatgctattgttaaaacgttatttttatattcaaatactATTCTTTAGAAGTTTTCATTCAATCTAATACCATTGTTAAAAAGAGTTTTATGTACCATAATCACTGTAACAAACccaaaaatataaagaatatcgtggaaaaatattaaatttgttgtaaaaataaatatgttttttgttctgTGAATAACAAAATACAGCGGAACTGCagaattattttagaaatgtattGGTTTCAAAGTgcaatgaataaaacaatattaagattatttaagcagtttgatcaaaaactTCAGTATACATAAAAAGTCTTCTTTTAACGAGTCTAAAGCAGTTTTTAAAATGAAGTTTTCCCGTTACCATAGCTATAAAATACTGACGTAAGAGTGTGACCCTAAACTACAGTCATAATTTAACTCCAAATTTAACGAACTTCTGAGACAGAAGTTCAAATAAGTTCGCCATGTTTTGGTGAAGCGataaaacaaattcaaagtaAAACCTATTATCTTTGTTTTACACTGCTCCAGTAAGAGACATGTTTGAAACGTTTTCCTTTGTTGTTATTTGTCAAAGTAACTACGTTCCAACACAGCTGAAAGCAAGTATTTCATATTTCTCTTTGTTGTGTAGGAGAAGAAAGATCGGATATATCAATTGTTAGACTTTCAAATTTATAGCTAACTTTGTAAGAGAGgggtatttaaaaagaaaatatacccGAGGGTGGAATAAAGGTGAAACTTGGCTTTTATCGAATATCCATAACATTACTAACAGTACAGAACACATAATGTATTTTTCCAACAGTTGATTGTAAAATTTGAATGATTCGTTTTGTGCGCGAAATTTTCAACTGTAATAAATAGGATAATTGTGACAGTGAAACGACAAGTAAAAACGTTGCTTgatttacaaactaaattattgttaaaaaagcACTGATAAGAAAACTTAATGattgttaacaataaaattagtcGGACGTGGCCGAGAGTTAAGCGTATCTGGACTCAAACTCAGATTATATGCAATCCGTTGGTGCAACATGATGTTTTGAATTATGGGGTTATGCGAGCGATATAACAGTGACAAACAATTAGCCCTTCCTACTTttacggtgtaagactagagggaaggcagctagtcatcaacacccatcgccaactgttggactactcttttaccaacgaatagtgtgattgaccatcacattataacgcccccacggctgaaagggcgagatgtTTGGGGCGATGGGGATTCGACCCAaacaccctcagattacgagtcgaacgccttaacccacctggccatgccgggcctatgacaAACAAACCACATAATTTGATCAAATAGGAAGAGTTGAAGAATTAGCCACAGTGCTAAATTCGGGACGTATTTGCACAtatagccgttgtgtagctttgggtgatATTAAGAAACAAGTTAATTAATCAAACAgatttaacaatgaaacagtttACTCAAAACACGAGGTctcataataaaaattttatatacttATCTCTACCTTCTCCATTTCTGGTGTCGGGTTCTTCTTCCTCTGAAGAGCTTGGTGAATACATGTGAATAATGAAGGCTTTTTATACCATGCTGTAATCTAATGGTGCACAGGTTTCGAAGAATTAGTCGATCCTTTAAGCAGGAAGGGAAGCATATGTTAATCTATTTTGGGAGGAGCTGAGATAGGTATTTCATAAGAAACATAGTTAATGGAACTAGCTATATGTAataatagattattttataacaagcCAAATGCGTTGatgtactaaaaatgtatttgctCAAAAAGccatataaaaatgtatgcatGTCTTTGGTTACAGGCACGGTTCATTATACCTTCTCCCTCCAGAgggacatacaacgctagaaagagGGAtttggtgggcagggcacagatagtccattctgCTTGTTTGtactcaattacaaacaaacgttatttaaCGATTTCATACgtcgtttattttttaaaatttaaatattattattcgcAAT
Above is a genomic segment from Tachypleus tridentatus isolate NWPU-2018 chromosome 11, ASM421037v1, whole genome shotgun sequence containing:
- the LOC143231661 gene encoding coagulogen isoform X2 yields the protein MEKKLFGIALLLTTVASVLAADTNAPICLCDEPGVLGRTQIVTTEIKDKIEKAVEAVAQESGVSGRGFSIFSHHPVFRECGKYECRTVRFIHFKSECPVSTRDCEPVFGYTVAGEFRVIVQAPRAGFRQCVWQHKCRFGSNSCGYNGRCTQQRSVVRLVTYNLEKDGFLCESFRTCCGCPCRSF
- the LOC143231661 gene encoding coagulogen isoform X1, with protein sequence MEKKLFGIALLLTTVASVLAADTNAPICLCDEPGVLGRTQIVTTEIKDKIEKAVEAVAQESGVSGRGFSIFSHHPVFRECGKYECRTVRPEHSRCYNFPPFIHFKSECPVSTRDCEPVFGYTVAGEFRVIVQAPRAGFRQCVWQHKCRFGSNSCGYNGRCTQQRSVVRLVTYNLEKDGFLCESFRTCCGCPCRSF